Part of the Mixophyes fleayi isolate aMixFle1 chromosome 12, aMixFle1.hap1, whole genome shotgun sequence genome is shown below.
CAATCATCTGTAACTGACAGAAACCTTATTCAGTGATTGACAGGCTACAGGACAGTGCCTAGCACAGCTAGTAAGAGGACTTATATTGTTATTGTGACCCCAGGAGATAGCATATGACTGGAGATCCTGTCTGTAGGTCGTGGTACTATAGCACTCACCTGAATGAAAGTAGAGGGCTATGGTGGTTCAGCTCAGATTCGTCAACATGGATCCCCAACGACGAGTCCATATGGTAGTAGTTAAGGATAGCAGCCTCCGCTTTGAAGATGGAGAATCCACAGGCCAGAGCCACGCTGCGGGAGAGTTCTGCCAAGTCCAATGGGAAGAGGCTGTGGTTCTCTCCGTGGTATTgcttcagggggggggggggggagacattaTTATAATGAGAGACCCCCTCCCCAGCGGATGCTGATAACGTGATACATCCACagctacatatacattatattatacccaTAACTGCTATAGGGTAGCCCCACCAGAGTAGTGGGCGTCTTTTACCAGCATTCTTCACACTCCAAACTCCTGATATGTCAATACAGGATACTGGGGGGTGGGTGCCCCCCACAACAACAGGGCAGAAAACCATCTTCAGcaataatattaaatgtatagGCTATCACACAACACAAGTAATGCATGTACCAAACTCATCAGATTAACCCTTCGCTTACCATCTACCGTACAGAAATGGCAGCAGTGTATGAACAAAACGCCTCTAAGCATTAACTGACATTCACAGAAGTGGTCAGACTCCGTGGCATGTTACGGCGTAAATACAGAACTCCTTCGTTACACAAAGAGGCTTCATGTCCGTTACCTTTGTGTCCCAGTTGTAATGGAAGCCAAGGGTCACCCAGCGGAGTTTTTCGAGCAGACTTTTCTCGCTGCGCTTCTGTGACGATTTTGTTCTGtttgaacaaataaaaaaagcacTGTTGGTTTCTGTGTGCCCCAGAGCCGCTCCGAGCTGTAGGGGCTGTGCAGGGTTTTCTTACCGGAGTTGGCTCTGGCTGCTGGACCACAGGTCGGTTGTATTGTCCAGGCTCATGTGCACGTCAAGGTTGCAAACGTTGGGTTTTCTGGGATACAGCTTCAGACACTGCCGTACCCAGCGGTGCTGCCAGCCGGGAAGGAACGGGTTCACAATGAAGAGGAAACCTAGAAAGGAATCAGCCAGTTTTACCCAGAGGTTGTGACACTAAACGCCCCAGAGTAGGAGAAGAGTCATTTCCTCTCTCCTGTAACTTGTACATGATGAGCACCACAAGTCTCTCTTAGTAATCCTAGAGGTGAAGGCACCTCTACATTAATATGTAACTATTGTTACCATCCTGGCATATTTCTGGCACCAGAATACATAGACACAGTACCTGGTGAGCCCTCCAGCTGATAGGCTTCCCAGCGATGTAATGGCTGCAAACCAACTCTGCATGCGTCCTGATCACTGAGCGCGTTCACCTTCAACTCTGCGCTCTTCACCTAGGAGAGAAAGATGGAAAGAAGGGTCAGCTCCTGGGCTCagtcagctaaaaaaaaaaaaacaacaactcatcCAGTGAGGGATCTTGGATGGTTCCATATGAACGACCAAACCAGTGCTTCCTCTTGTACTATTCCCAAATGGTGTGACCTCTCCGGAGGGACATAGGGCGTCTGTTTATGGGGTATCCAGCAGACCACCTTATACCAGCCACGATGATACTCAGCTCATGGCCATACTTCTCTTATTTCTATTAATAATCCCGAACCATCACCTGTATGGAGGAGTATGAGGAATAAGCTGCATTGTCCTGGCCAACAGCGGAGCGACTGGAGAGCGCTACAGAATATAATACGTAAGTGGACCAAGGTAACGTAACTAGAAGATGGAGATTATTTACCCCCATATTATAAACATCTTCCCATACACACTGGGGGTTATTTACTAACGCTGCAGATGCTCATACAATGAAGTTGTCCAGATACAGCCATATAGCCACCATCTCCCGATATGACTCACAAATCTGTCCGATAATAATCTGAACGATAAGATTGGCCGACATTAATGTAGATTAGCGATGCCTGGCCAGTCAGACACTATAATGGCAGCTGTGGGTGATGCCACATCTGGGGCAGACACTGACCCTGGGCTCCCCTGGGCGGAACTCGATCACCCCGGACAGGTCACACGGCGGATTCCGTCTTCTGTATAAACGAAAAATCTTCCGAAACGCATCTTCCCCCTGTACGGAGGCCGCCATCTTCCCGACCTCTCCCCGGGCGGCGCCATCTTACTTATATTCCGTACAGCGTGACGTCACTGCGGCTGAGGTCAGACAGGCAAGATGGCGGCGTCCGCTCAGCGATTGTACCAGGTGTTTGTGGCCCGTGTGCCCTGGGCCCTGTCCAACAGTGAGTGACCCCCGCATATAGGGGATGGATGGATAGAGAGAGGGGGCAGATATAGGGGaaggagagagcgagagagagggggcagatatagtggatggagagagagagggggggcagatataggggagagagagaggagggcagATATaggggatggagagaggggggcagatataggggagagagagagagagagagggggggcagatataggggaaggagagagtgagagagagagggcagatataggggatggagagagaggggggcagatataggggatggagagagagagggggcagatataggggatggagagagagagggggggcagatataggggatggagagagagagggggggcagatataggggagagagagaggagggcagATATaggggatggagagaggggggcagatataggggatggagagagagagggggggcagatataggggagagagagagggggggcagatataggggatggagagagggggggcaggtatAGGGgaaagagaaagcgagagagagggggcagatatagtggatggagagagagagagagggggcagatataggggatggagagagggggggcagatataggggatggagagagggggggcagataTAGGGGATGGATGGATAGAGAGGGGGCAGATataggggaaggagagagagagggggcagatataggggatggagagaggggggcagatataggggatggatggatagagagagggggcagatataggggaaggagagagcgagagagagggggggcagatataggggatggagagagagggggggggcagatataggggatggagagagaggggggggcagatataggggagagagagagagagaggagggcagatataggggaaggagagagcgagagagagggcagatataggggatggagagagggggggcagatataggggatggagagagagagggggggcagatataggggatggagagaggggggggcagatataggggagagagagagagaggagggcagATATaggggatggagagaggggggcagatataggggagagagagagagagggggcagatatagtggatggagagagagagagggggcagataTAGGGGATGGATGGATAGAGAGGGGGCAGATATAGgggatggagaaagagagaggggggggcagatataggggatggagaaagagagaggggggggcagatataggggatggagaaagagagagggggcagaTATAGGAGATGGAGAAAGGAGGGCAGATATAGGGGATGGAAAAACAGGGGGGCAGATATAGGGGATGGAGAAAGAGTGGGGGCAGATATAGGGGATGGAGAAAGAGTGGGGGCAGATATaggggatggagagagagagtgggggcaGATATAGGGGATGGAGAAAGAGTGGGGGCAGATATaggggatggagagagagagtgggggcaGATATaggggatggagagagagagggggggcagatgtaggggatggagagagagaggggggggcagatgtaggggatggagagagagaggggggggcagatatAGGGgatggatagagagagagaggggcagatataggggatggagagagaggggggacagaTATAGGGAATTGATACACCAATGGTCCGtgggttacctcccacactccaaaaacatactagtaggttaattgtctgctatcaaattgcccttagtctctctcagtctgtgtgtatgttaaagaatttagactgtaagctccaatggggcagggactgatgtcagtgagttctctgtacagcgctgcggaattagtggcgctatataaatagctgatgaggatGGGATTACCATCATAGGTGATGTTAATATATGGAGTTTCCCTAATATTTCAGATGAAACTTCTTTATAATTCCTTATTTTCATAGGTTGAAGATCTTTGTAAGAGTAAGAAAGGAGTCTCCATATTATTACTTATCATAGTGTATAAATGATTTTTAGGGACAGCAAGTCTTACATGTCGTAGCAGATATTTGAAATGCAAACTCTTTGCCTGTGCAGACACTGCAGTGTATCCAAGTCTAAGACTTGTGCAAGGGAAATTGGTGTAGTATAAGGAATAATGTATTATTGGTAGTCAGCTGGGAGACCTGTGACCTATATACAAGCTTTCTCTTACTGTATACACGCTGTGTGGGTGATGCCGTGTAGAGTTTTGCTGTGTTATAAGACGGATATAACAGGGACAAATAAAGGTTTGTGTTTTCTGCCAACAGAAGAGCTGAAGAACTACTTCACACAGTTTGGAAAAGTTACAAGATGTGAGCTGATATATGTGAGTATATAAGAACGATCTCTTTAATAACACTCATTGTATGGAAGGCTGTGTAATAGAATGATGTCTCTGAGCGATGCCATATTTCTGTGTTAGTCCATCCCTCATCACTGTGTACGTTACCTGATTACTTATGAAGCCTGTACAGGTGCAGACAGTCCGAGTGGACTTAGTACGTATATTGTTCACCGAGGGCTCATTTAAACGTTCGCAGTGTCCTTATAATATTGTGTAATGGACGGCACTGACCCGTGGTAAGAGCTATACACCGGGAGCCATGGTGATGGTTCCTGTTCGGCCCACCGGTGACATCCACCATTACAGGACCCAGAAACCCATATGTTAGAATAACACGCGTGTGCTCAGTCAGACTGGTGCTGCTACATGCACTGTAATACACCGGACAGATCACTGTGTATTTCATGTGTAGAACAAGAAGACTGGCTTCCACAAGGGGTACGGATGGGTGACGTTTTCTTCTGAGGACGGCATACAGAACACGCTGCAAAAAGACCCCCACATCCTGGAAGGAATTAAGGTAATTCTGATCTATCCTGTGTCCTCCGGGGCCTCCGCTTACTGGCGGGAAGTAAAGTGGATAAAGGAGTCAAAAACAATTTTCTTATTGATCTACATATAGATCAGTATTCATAGTAATTATTATAGGGGAGATTACACTACAGTGTCCTTGTGAACAGTCCCATCAGTCCGTTTACTTTATATATACGTATAACTAAAGCTGCCCAGTTATTCTGTGACagctgctgattggctgtctctgCACTCGTCCAATCAGAAGTCAGCCGTCCTATCGGATCACTCCCTCCTCCAGCCCAGGCAGCATTACCACAACTGACCAGTAGAGGTCCTCACAGAATCCTACTGGAGAGAAATCCGCAAATTCCCAGTATCCTGCAGGAGAGGACGATATTCCTAGGGGAACTCTGGGGCTAATTTAATTCTCTTTCCTCCCCCCGTGAGCTACATGGAGGGCTTacaaaatagtgtatttattatAGGAAAATGTATTAGAAAAAATCTCAAGCTCTgctttttggaaattaaatctgTTTAGTTCTAATTGTATCATCTCACGTAACCTGCCTAGAAGTCAGTGCACACTCAGTGGGCCCGAttttgagttagaagcaaagaggagcaactttgcaccttgacaaaccTTGTTACAACACAAGGGAGGTACAGATTGATCTATTTtcttgcacataaggaaaatactggctgttttttcatctagcacacaaatacttgatagcttcatatttacactgaaatgaaAGTTGGTCTATGACATGCtgtaccccaactataattctgtcgccacattttaaatttacctccaatgcaacatggttttgacaagattCAAAtctgctcctaactcaaaatcaggtccAATGTGTCAGCGACTTGTGTAACGTCTGCACAGAAACTACCTTAATGTCACAGTCCAGTAAACATATCTGGGATCATTGGAGACGGTGACAGCAGATCCCTAAGCTGTGCTTTATCTTCTGCACACCCTCGTTGTGCTGGGTGTGATCTGGGCACAGGGTCTATAGATGGCCCGTGGGATCTGCTCATACGCCTATAGCTGGGGCTTAGTCCAGGTTTAGTGAAGGATATTATAAATTGCTCTTTTATTGATGCAACCTTGTGTTTTATTTGCAGCTGGATATAAAGCCCATGAGGAACAGGGAATAATACCGGACAACGCAGTGACtgaatatcttttttttattattgtacagattaaaaaaaaaaaattaaataaacaaaataaaacattccaAATTCATCTTTTCTGAATAAAAGTCTATAGGATGGACGTGGggtgatagacagacagacacgacCTGAACCAGTGTGTCCTGGTCCCATTATCCCCCCTTCCCCTATATGTATCACACATTCCCTCCCCGGCTACAACGCTCAGACTATATTTACATGACCCAATCCCCAGACTGAGGCcatcacatatatacattatagttTTACTAGTGGAGACGACAGAATAGTCTCCGGGCAGCGAGTCGTCACATCCGCTGACAGATAAAAGGGACCAGTCTACTGAATGTACCAAGCTGCGGTGGGGGCAGCCCTCACTCCTTCCTGCGCTTCTTCCCATCATGGTCGTGCTCTTTGGCGCGGCCACCATCCGATGGCCGCTTCGCACCTCCGTGCTGCTTGGCCTCTTCCAAGAACTTGTCCAAACCGAAAGGATCTTCCTCAAACTGTACCGGCCCCTCGCGCCGCTGCTTGCGGTCCGAGCCGGAGAAATCCTTATCTGGAACAAATCTGTGGGGAAAATGTGTGAGAGAGAAAAGATAATTGTCCCACTAACTGCCCAAACCAGGCTGCTGCCTCCCTCTACTACATCTATACTCTGTATTCTCATGACCTCACATGGCAGCTGTTAAACGTAGAATAAGATGTCTGCACATTGTTACGGACTCTAATGCGGACTAAGCATATATTACACCATCTTCTACATAACATGCTAGCGGTCTATCTGCACATGCCGCCCCCCCCCACAGAGCAACTATTCTCACCTATTGGTTTTCATCAGGGTCTCGATATCTGGACCATACATATCAGATTCTGTGTTCTTGGGCCGGTAAATGTTCTGCGCCAGTTCCTTGTTGCTCCTCCAGGGCTGGTCGTACACGTTGTAAACCTCGTCCTCTCCACCTGCAAAGCCGCTGTCCATACCCTGTAATGAGACAAGATCTCAGCATCGCACACAGACGGCTACTTCCTCCATTTCCAGCCTTGCAGTGCGGAGAACTTACCCTGCTCTGGTTGAACAGTCGCTGATCGTACTGGATCTCGCTGGAGGGTCTCTGGCTGGGGATTCCTAGAGCAATCTGCTCACTAATGTCTCTCTCTTCGTTCCTCTGCAGCTTGGACCTGGCGGACAGCAAGGAATTAATGACACACTAACCGTATAATCAGGATACAGAAATCGCCTGCTTTCATCAGGTTTAAAAACAAACCCCTTACCCCTCAAATTTCATCCGCACCACTGCCCCATACCAAAGTGGGAGTAGATACTCATATTAGACTGGGGGAGATGGGGGACCACTTGCTTATTGTGTACAATGATCAGTCTCATGTTATTGCTTTATCCAAAGATAGAACATaaacaatattttcacatttacttcCCTGGACTCAGCAAGTAGGGTCCCAGCCCATTGGGAGTAGTACCCTGGTTCTTGTGTCTTTCTAGATAAGACCTCGTCTAGTAAATGTGTTTGCCAAGCACtcgcccccaccccctccccctccccaccaGAGGTAGAACAACACTTGTGtacaaaggaggaggaggaattTCAGGCCTCACCGTTTGTCGGGAGCTGCCCTGGACAGGTTCCGCTCATGCTGACGCTCTTTCCGCCTGGTGTCCCGGATTTCATCCCTCTCTCTGGCTTCCCCTTCCTCTGAATAAGACACAATGTGATCAGTCTGAGGATTAGCAAATCTTTATCAGCCCGCCCCCCTCCCCAACACTGACCCAGGATCTCACCCTTCTCCGCATGAGACTTTATTCCTGCTCTGCGCTCTCTGGCAATCTGTGCCAACTCTCGCAGCTTCTcctcttttttctctttctccttctgCGCCATCTTCCTCTCCACCTGGGCTCTCATCTCTACGGCTTCACGGGCCTGGAGAAAAACATACCAGAGTCATGTATGACCAGAGAGACACTTTGGTCACAGGTCTAGGTCCTGTGTGGAAGAACTCACCTTTCTGTCGGCAATGTATAACGCTTCAGCCAGTTTGGCAAAGTTCTCATTAATGTGGACGGTCTGGAGACCGCGTCCGTCCGCAGCCAGACGCTTGTCCAGGGGGATCGTATAACCCTGTGGAGAACAGCACAAACTTCAGGACATAGTAACTTGCACTATGGACCAAGTCAAGATCCAGTAACTCCCTGTACCAGTATAATAACAGGTGCACACACACCCTGCAGTTCTGATGGCCAAATAGGCAACATAGCTGTCAATGCCAATCAAGATCTATCAGTCCACATTAATTGTGCCCTAAAGGATCCAGTGTGTGACCACACGTACGTGCAGCTTATGTACTAGAACAGACACAAGCGTATTATCACTGGTGGTGTCTCAGCCCTCTGCACTGACAAATACTCAGTAGTGGTAGAACAAGGAAACTTCACAGCTTCTCACGCACTCAGAGCTGAGCCAGCTGCCCCAGGAGAGGTGGATTCAACAGATAAGATCCCGCATATAAGGAATCCTGCCCCGTACATATCTATCTACTCGCCAAATCCATGTACCAGGGAGTGACAGCAGAGGCGAGGGGCAACAAGGGGTTTTAAGAGGGGAAAGCTCCTTACCCGGCTGTTTCCTGCTCAGCTGCAGAGTCCTATACTGAAATAAATCATTTTCTCTCTTTTGAGCATGTAACCCAATAATGTCACACACGTGTAGGAGCAAACCTTCTCCAACATAtaaacagcaaccaggaacacatGTGTTTAATTAGCTGCCGGCAATAGGAAATCATTACACATCGAGCCAGTCAGGTGCTGTGTGAGCAGCCTGCAGGTGTCAGTTTATTTCACAGGTCGTTGTTTAACTTAATCATAAAAGctgaataaatgcatttaaattaatttatgcaGATATTGTCATGTGTTAAAGGCATCAAACTATGATAAATGGATTTAAAAGACTTTTTACTGGATTGTACTAGATGTTCAGTTAGGAGACGGCCATGATACTTATAAAACGTCACATTGCCGGAGGAAGTGTCACCAATGTCCTCTCGTATGAAGAGCTCAGACATCACCGACGTGGGACCGCATGTCCCCCGCCATTAGACTAGTCTCTATGGTCGTTACCTTGGCGTTCTTCCAGTTGGAGATACAGGGGGGGATTTTCCATTCTTGCTGTTCCTTGACGGTCATCTGTGATGGAAATATAAAGTATGAGAAGAGAGGTTATTACAGGGTCAGTAAGAGGTTGTACTTCACCGGAGGGGCCTCATTCCTATACACTGTTGTATCACTGTGTGTT
Proteins encoded:
- the SNW1 gene encoding SNW domain-containing protein 1, translated to MALVSFLPVPTQLSQDQLEAEEKLRAQKSRQTALVASRREPPPYGHRKGWVPRSLEDFGDGGAFPEIHVAQFPLDMGRKKRTSNALAVQVDAEGKIKYDAIARQGQSKDKVVFSKYTDLIPKEVMDEDDPDLQRPDEESVKELTEKTRQALDKAVSQKIAAAMPVRAADKLAPAQYIRYTPSQQGVAFNSGAKQRVIRMVEMQKDPMEPPRFKINKKIPRGPPSPPAPVMHSPSRKMTVKEQQEWKIPPCISNWKNAKGYTIPLDKRLAADGRGLQTVHINENFAKLAEALYIADRKAREAVEMRAQVERKMAQKEKEKKEEKLRELAQIARERRAGIKSHAEKEEGEARERDEIRDTRRKERQHERNLSRAAPDKRSKLQRNEERDISEQIALGIPSQRPSSEIQYDQRLFNQSRGMDSGFAGGEDEVYNVYDQPWRSNKELAQNIYRPKNTESDMYGPDIETLMKTNRFVPDKDFSGSDRKQRREGPVQFEEDPFGLDKFLEEAKQHGGAKRPSDGGRAKEHDHDGKKRRKE
- the ALKBH1 gene encoding nucleic acid dioxygenase ALKBH1 isoform X1, translated to MGVNNLHLLVTLPWSTYVLYSVALSSRSAVGQDNAAYSSYSSIQVKSAELKVNALSDQDACRVGLQPLHRWEAYQLEGSPGFLFIVNPFLPGWQHRWVRQCLKLYPRKPNVCNLDVHMSLDNTTDLWSSSQSQLRTKSSQKRSEKSLLEKLRWVTLGFHYNWDTKQYHGENHSLFPLDLAELSRSVALACGFSIFKAEAAILNYYHMDSSLGIHVDESELNHHSPLLSFSFGQSSIFLLGGLSRDLAPTPMMMNSGDIMVMSGPSRLLYHAVPRILRHPAGGILPPTLSMPPSSEDVGDSPVTEPCTPEDWEVCKSYLQTSRINMTVRQVLEEGGSFPERGNSKGNSDLIIKGDSYHNEDNVMLEAKELLAKRMKTTPDS
- the ALKBH1 gene encoding nucleic acid dioxygenase ALKBH1 isoform X2 produces the protein MAASVQGEDAFRKIFRLYRRRNPPCDLSGVIEFRPGEPRVKSAELKVNALSDQDACRVGLQPLHRWEAYQLEGSPGFLFIVNPFLPGWQHRWVRQCLKLYPRKPNVCNLDVHMSLDNTTDLWSSSQSQLRTKSSQKRSEKSLLEKLRWVTLGFHYNWDTKQYHGENHSLFPLDLAELSRSVALACGFSIFKAEAAILNYYHMDSSLGIHVDESELNHHSPLLSFSFGQSSIFLLGGLSRDLAPTPMMMNSGDIMVMSGPSRLLYHAVPRILRHPAGGILPPTLSMPPSSEDVGDSPVTEPCTPEDWEVCKSYLQTSRINMTVRQVLEEGGSFPERGNSKGNSDLIIKGDSYHNEDNVMLEAKELLAKRMKTTPDS
- the SLIRP gene encoding SRA stem-loop-interacting RNA-binding protein, mitochondrial; amino-acid sequence: MAASAQRLYQVFVARVPWALSNKELKNYFTQFGKVTRCELIYNKKTGFHKGYGWVTFSSEDGIQNTLQKDPHILEGIKLDIKPMRNRE